A window from Mus caroli chromosome 2, CAROLI_EIJ_v1.1, whole genome shotgun sequence encodes these proteins:
- the Uap1l1 gene encoding UDP-N-acetylhexosamine pyrophosphorylase-like protein 1: MDSERDVRAQLQRAGQDHLLRFCADLAPEARAALLAELASLEADALREHCQRAAAAGALAPGPLPDLAARLQPLPPERVGSAIHCDQETRLRWEEEGFRQISLNKVAVLLLAGGQGTRLGVTYPKGMYQVGLPSQKTLYQLQAERIRRVQQLADQRQGTHCTVPWYIMTSEFTLGPTIKFFKEHDFFHLDPTNVVLFEQRMLPAVTFEGKAILERKDKVAMAPDGNGGLYCALADHQILEDMKQRGVEFVHVYCVDNILVRLADPVFIGFCVLQGADCGAKVVEKAYPEEPVGVVCQVDGVPQVVEYSEISPEIAGQLGADGGLLYNAGNICNHFFTRGFLDVVTREFEPLLRLHVAMKKVPYVDEEGNLVKPLRPNGIKMEKFVFDVFQFAKNFVAFEVCREEEFSPLKNDDTADRDNPSTCRRALLAQHYRWALQAGAHFLDVHGVQLTEQSGLLPNGDPPAICEISPLVSYSGEGLEMYLQGRQLQSPFILDEDQARLLRPQDC, translated from the exons ATGGACTCGGAGAGGGATGTACGCGCACAGCTGCAGCGTGCGGGCCAGGATCATCTCCTGCGCTTCTGTGCCGACCTGGCTCCGGAGGCCCGAGCCGCGCTGCTGGCGGAGCTCGCCTCATTGGAGGCGGACGCGCTGCGTGAGCACTGCCAGCGCGCCGCAGCTGCGGGAGCGCTAGCCCCAGGTCCTCTGCCGGACCTGGCCGCGCGCCTGCAGCCCCTGCCCCCAGAACGCGTGGGCAGCGCGATCCACTGCGACCAAGAGACACGCCTGCGGTGGGAAGAGGAAG GTTTCCGACAGATTTCTCTGAACAAGGTAGCTGTCCTGCTGCTGGCCGGTGGGCAGGGCACTCGCCTGGGCGTCACCTACCCAAAGGGCATGTATCAAGTTGGGCTGCCCAGCCAGAAGACCCTGTATCAACTGCAAGCAGAGCGGATCCGGCGTGTCCAACAGTTGGCTGACCAGCGACAGGGGACCCACTGCACTGTGCCCTG GTACATCATGACCAGTGAGTTTACCCTGGGACCCACAATCAAGTTCTTCAAGGAGCATGACTTCTTCCACCTGGACCCCACTAATGTGGTGCTGTTTGAGCAGCGCATGCTACCTGCTGTGACCTTTGAGGGCAAGGCCATCCTGGAACGGAAAGACAAAGTTGCCATGGCCCCAG aTGGCAATGGGGGTTTGTACTGTGCACTGGCTGACCACCAGATCCTGGAGGACATGAAGCAGCGGGGTGTAGAGTTTGTGCATGTGTACTGTGTAGACAACATCTTGGTGCGGCTGGCTGACCCAGTCTTCATTGGCTTCTGTGTGCTTCAGGGAGCAGACTGTGGGGCTAAG GTGGTGGAGAAAGCATACCCTGAGGAGCCAGTGGGTGTGGTGTGCCAGGTGGATGGTGTCCCCCAGGTGGTGGAATACAGCGAGATCAGCCCTGAGATTGCTGGGCAGCTCGGGGCTGATGGGGGCTTGCTCTACAACGCAGGCAACATCTGCAACCATTTCTTCACCAGAGGCTTCCTGGATGTGGTTACCAG GGAGTTTGAGCCCTTGCTGAGGCTGCATGTGGCCATGAAGAAGGTGCCATACGTGGATGAGGAGGGAAATCTGGTAAAGCCGCTAAGACCGAATGGGATAAAGATGGAGAAGTTTGTGTTTGATGTGTTCCAGTTTGCTAA GAACTTTGTTGCCTTTGAAGTGTGTCGGGAAGAGGAGTTCTCCCCTCTGAAGAATGATGACACAGCCGACAGGGACAACCCCTCCACCTGCAGGAGAGCCTTGCTGGCTCAGCACTACCGCTGGGCTCTACAGGCCGGAGCCCACTTCCTGGATGTACACGGGGTCCAGCTAACAGAGCAGTCTGG CTTGCTCCCAAATGGAGACCCTCCAGCCATCTGTGAGATCTCGCCCTTGGTGTCTTACTCTGGAGAG GGGTTGGAAATGTACCTGCAAGGCCGACAACTCCAGTCTCCATTCATTCTGGATGAGGACCAAGCCAGGCTGCTGCGGCCACAGGACTGCTAA
- the Sapcd2 gene encoding suppressor APC domain-containing protein 2, with translation MHVEDARELPCGVLEGLRQVAPANGYLTFERFVAGLRTSLLKADGGPRDQARVAARPGDQSSLQQRLMFAPADEPRTVLERKPLPLSACPASGGPSGTSRNPELLCVPVEAASCPTEPERPLSKALEQIPSADLGSSQCDTLQRQPGLLLHPGGRGGSTGAPGTSAEEGAAACKTLGKGTGEARQAPRARGERRRHTITNGVDCSLLKQMKELDQEQEVLLQGLEMMARGRDWYQQQLQRVQECQRRLSQSRAAADFGAEGSPRPLGRLLPKVQEVARCLGELLTAACSGRALPSSSLGPLGPPSPSTPVWQQQTILMLKEQNRLLTQEVTDKSERITQLEQEKSALIKQLFEARALSQQDSGPLDSTFI, from the exons ATGCATGTGGAAG ACGCACGCGAGCTGCCGTGCGGCGTGCTCGAGGGCCTGCGCCAGGTGGCCCCGGCCAATGGCTACCTGACCTTCGAGCGTTTCGTAGCGGGCTTGCGCACCTCGCTGCTGAAAGCCGATGGCGGCCCGCGGGATCAGGCACGCGTCGCGGCCCGGCCTGGGGACCAGTCGTCCCTGCAGCAGCGCCTGATGTTCGCACCGGCCGATGAGCCGCGGACTGTCCTGGAGAGgaagcctctgcctctgagtgcgtGCCCTGCTTCTGGTGGCCCCAGTGGCACCTCCCGGAACCCTGAGCTGTTATGTGTCCCAGTGGAGGCGGCGTCCTGCCCCACAGAGCCCGAGCGGCCCCTGAGCAAGGCGCTGGAGCAAATCCCCAGCGCGGATTTAG GCTCTTCTCAGTGTGACACCCTGCAGAGACAACCCGGCCTGCTTCtccacccaggaggcagaggaggcagcacAGGAGCACCTGGCACAAGTGCTGAAGAAG GTGCAGCAGCCTGTAAGACCCTGGGCAAGGGCACAGGTGAAGCCCGGCAGGCTCCACGGGCCCGAGGCGAGCGCCGAAGGCATACCATCACCAATGGTGTGGACTGCAGCCTG TTGAAGCAGATGAAGGAGTTAGACCAGGAACAAGAGGTGCTTCTGCAGGGCCTGGAGATGATGGCACGGGGCCGAGACTGGTaccagcagcagctgcagcgTGTGCAGGAATGTCAGCGCCGCCTGAGCCAGAGCAGAGCTGCTgca GACTTTGGGGCTGAAGGAAGCCCCCGCCCACTGGGGAGGTTGCTGCCCAAAGTACAGGAGGTGGCCCGGTGCCTGGGGGAGCTGTTGACTGCAGCCTGCtctggcaga GCTCTGCCTTCGTCCTCTTTAGGGCCCCTGGGCCCTCCCTCACCCTCAACTCCAGTCTGGCAGCAACAGACCATCCTCATGCTGAAAGAACAAAACCGGCTTCTCACTCAG GAGGTGACTGATAAGAGTGAGCGCATCACGCAGCTGGAGCAGGAGAAGTCTGCACTCATCAAGCAGCTGTTTGAGGCCCGAGCGCTCAGCCAGCAGGATTCGGGACCTCTGGACTCCACTTTCATCTAG